A DNA window from Candidatus Abawacabacteria bacterium contains the following coding sequences:
- a CDS encoding winged helix-turn-helix transcriptional regulator, with protein sequence MPSCTPKKCSQCFALLADETRLKIFSKVRAGINQVKLLEKELAVSQPTISHHLAMLSSAGVVIASKQGRETKYQYNPQFACNGCNIFNLEFRV encoded by the coding sequence ATGCCATCTTGTACTCCCAAGAAATGTTCGCAATGCTTTGCTCTTCTCGCAGACGAAACTAGATTAAAGATATTTAGCAAGGTGCGTGCTGGTATCAATCAGGTTAAGCTTTTAGAAAAAGAACTTGCCGTGAGCCAACCAACCATATCGCATCATTTGGCTATGCTGAGCTCTGCCGGAGTAGTAATAGCAAGCAAACAAGGCCGGGAAACAAAATATCAATATAATCCTCAATTTGCCTGTAATGGCTGTAATATTTTCAATCTGGAATTTAGAGTATAG
- a CDS encoding DUF3592 domain-containing protein has protein sequence MFKKARIIIWILLIMGIGELCLAYGNYRNTQAFLDKAIKTHGTVTKIAGHIDSDGDYMYSPVITFTDRRGKEHTFESATSSNLPAFEEGDRIEVLYDPADFKTAQLNSFADLHLGTLILGIMGGLFTLISGGVLFSMHKRKQKIEWLKHNGQVVKAKVLSVDRNTNLKVNGQSPYVIVTQWQDPMGAIQVFRSDNIWFDPSQYVKDEIDVFIDPNNIKSYWVSLEQLPKVAA, from the coding sequence ATGTTCAAAAAGGCGCGAATAATTATCTGGATATTGCTAATTATGGGTATAGGAGAACTGTGTTTGGCCTATGGTAATTATCGTAATACCCAAGCATTTCTTGATAAGGCAATCAAAACACATGGCACGGTAACAAAAATAGCTGGGCATATAGACAGCGATGGAGATTATATGTACTCACCGGTGATCACTTTCACAGACCGTCGAGGAAAAGAACATACTTTTGAATCTGCTACATCGTCCAATCTACCTGCTTTCGAAGAAGGCGATAGAATAGAGGTGCTCTATGATCCTGCTGACTTCAAAACAGCCCAGTTAAACAGTTTTGCTGACTTACATTTAGGCACATTGATTTTGGGCATTATGGGCGGACTATTTACGCTTATTAGTGGAGGAGTGCTTTTTTCTATGCATAAACGGAAGCAAAAGATCGAATGGCTCAAACACAATGGCCAGGTAGTAAAAGCAAAAGTTTTAAGTGTGGATCGTAATACTAATCTCAAAGTAAATGGTCAATCGCCTTATGTAATTGTGACTCAGTGGCAAGACCCAATGGGTGCTATTCAAGTCTTTCGTAGTGATAACATTTGGTTCGATCCCAGTCAGTACGTAAAAGATGAAATAGATGTATTTATTGATCCTAATAATATTAAAAGTTATTGGGTGTCATTGGAGCAATTGCCTAAAGTGGCTGCGTGA